The sequence below is a genomic window from Lolium perenne isolate Kyuss_39 chromosome 7, Kyuss_2.0, whole genome shotgun sequence.
GAACGTTGCCTCATTTTCCTTAACAAAGAAGTAAAACTAGTAGCAGTAGTAGTATACCATATTTTTCTTAGAGAAAGAGAACATCGGCCAAAAAAAGACAGAATACGCGAAGACTGACTTGGCTTTGGGAGAAAAAAAAAGTAAACGCTCTTAAAAAAGAGGAATACGCGACGACTGACGATTTCCTGCATACTCGGCGTGAATCGTGCGGCCGCACTAGGATCCGTTGTTGCCTAGCTCATTCTGTTTCGTCTCCAGTCTTACAAGAACATCACGCCCAGCTAGCTCTCGATTCGCACCCCTCTCACCGGCTCACCCCTAGGCCTGGACTAAACGTACTTCCCTGAAGACCGCCGGCGAGCTCGCTTCGCCTCGCCGCGCGCTCGCGCCCGTGTCCAGGCCAGACGAAGGTAAGAGCACCTCCGACCCTTTTCACAGCAGATTCGTGGATGATGGGGTGTTCCAAGGGTTCTAGAGAAATTAGGAAAATCCAGCGCGCGCGAGAGAGAGGGTTGCAGCTCGCTGTTCAAACCGCAAAGATATATCCGATGATCGCATCTCCCAATGATCGCATCGGAACCCAAACTGCCTCTTACCCTCGTCACAAGCCCACTTTGCTTCACAAAGTCAATGGAGCTCTGTCCATTTTCTTTTCGGCCACCCCCTCACCACTCACGCATCTGCTACCAAGTCGTCTTCCCAACCAAAAGTCTCCCTCTCTCAGTGGATTGCAATCTAAAATGACTGTCATTTGTGCAAACCTTTCTGCAAGCCTATATATTTAGTTATatatttacaagttttactttgaACTCCTACATGTGATGGTCTTTGTCATACTCGTATAGTCATATGGATAACACAACTACATGTGATGGTCTTCTCTGTACTATGTTTATGATTGTCCATGCAATGATGCAAGGCTGACTGCATAGATGTGCTGCTTCAGTTTTTCCTTAACGAATGGCACAAATGGATCTCCACCGTTTCATTTTTTTGTAACTTTATTTGTTGTTGGAGATGCACATGCTAAATTTCCTTAGAGCATTTGTGCTGTAATAGATCTACCATAATTATTACTGTACTTGTGTACTGACTCTGCTATTGTGTTTAGATGGACAGCCATAATCCATCACCGCCCCATGTCCCTGAAGTAACAATGGACGTTTCATCCACATCTGGAGCAACTGGGAACAAATTTTGCAGGGGTTCGTCTTGCGACTTTTCTGACACCTCGAAAGATGCAAAGGAGAGATCTGCGTCCATCAGGAAGCTCCTGATTGCAGTGATCCTTTGCGTTATATTCATGGCAGTTGAAGTGGTTGGAGGCATCAAAGCAAACAGTCTTGCAATCTTGACTGATGCAGCCCATCTCCTTTCCGATGTTGCAGCGTTTGCCATATCTTTGTTCTCTCTATGGGCAGCGGGTTGGGAAGCGACGCCTCAGCAGTCGTATGGATTTTTCCGTATAGAAATCCTTGGCGCATTGCTTTCCATTCAGCTTATATGGCTCCTCGCTGGGATACTTGTCTACGAAGCTATTAGCAGGCTCCTTACTGAAAGCGGCGAGGTGCAGGGCTCCCTCATGTTTGCTGTATCAGCTTTTGGCCTGTTTGTTAACATCATAATGGCGGTGTTGCTTGGTCACGACCATGGGCACGGCGGGCATGGGCACAGCCATGGACATTCACATGACCATGATCATGGTAACGAAGAGGATGACCATTCCCATCATGAAGATCATGAGCAGGGCCATGTACATCGCCATGGTGCTTCAGTAACCATCACAACTCATCAGCACTCTCACTCAAGCAGTGGACTGCACCATGATGCTGAAGAACCGTTGCTCAAGCATGAAGGTGACTGTGAGAGTTCAGACCATGCTGGTGCTAAGGCTGTTAAGAAGCCTCGCCGTAATATCAATGTACACAGTGCTTATCTGCATGTAATCGGGGACTCTATCCAGAGCGTTGGCGTTATGATTGGAGGGGGTCTCATCTGGTACAAGCCTGAATGGAAGATCATTGATCTCATATGCACCCTCATCTTCTCTGTGATTGTGCTGTTTACCACAATCAAAATGGTTCGGAACATACTTGAAGTTCTGATGGAGAGCACGCCTCGAGAGATCGACGCCACCAGGCTTGAGAGTGGTCTTCGTGGAATGGAAGGTGTGGTTGCTGTCCATGAGCTGCACGTCTGGGCTATCACAGTTGGGAAGGTGTTGTTGGCATGCCACGTGACGATCAAGCAGGATGCGGATGCTGATCAAATGTTAGATATGGTCATTGGGTACATCAAGGGAGAGTACAACATCAGTCATGTGACCATTCAGATCGAGCGCGAATAAGGCACATGTACTTGGGGATAAAACACGCTTGTTCATGGTTATTGTTGCTTTGCACTTGCACTCCTTGTTTTTGGTGTGAATTTGCAGTCTGTGTTCCTTGTGTCATCGTATGCCTACTCTGTGTATAGATGTATCTTTGCTGTAGAGATTTGTAGGGAATGTAGGTCACATGGTGTATGAAATGGAATCCACAGCTTCCATTTTGTTTTTCAGACTATTTGACAAGTTCCGATGGAACTGAAATGTGCAAAGTTTTACGCCGCTGGACTTCGATTTAACTGATTATATATATTCCGGTGCCAACCTGAAAGCCCCTTCCTTGCAGCCGTGTAACATCATATGCCCAGCTAGATTGTGTGCTTCAAAGTTTGAAGCTCTACTTTCATGAGCAAAACTAAGCTCCTGGAACCCCATAGTGTCTTCGTTTATGTCTAAAACTACCAATTTGCAGTCCGAGACAACAAACAGCATGTTCATAGCCAGCTCTTCAGCAAGTGCTCCGTCTGTGGTCATTGAAGGTGAAATCGGAACTCAGGGCGGAGCGATGTTGATGATGCTTGATGGCAATTTTGGTGGTGGTCTTTCTTCTTGACGGCATGTGTGCACTTGTGGGTAGCTAGGTCGGCTGGTGGTGCCCAACTGCCCAATGTGATCGGGTTTCCATGACGACACTGGTATATTTGTAGCGGTTTTCCGACAAAATAACTAGATAATTCTATTATTTTTAATTAATAAGATGAGGTAAAACTTTTGTCTCCAtttcaaaaataaaagcataataCCTTTCTATATGGCACCTCATTATCTGCTTTGCAGAAGTTCATGGGAACTGTAGAACTAACAATAATGTATTCAAATATATATACCAGATTGTCATGTAAGAAAGCACCATAATGTAAGAAAACACCATAATATATCCCATAACAAATTATGTGTCAGTAAAAACATTAATGGTCAAGATTCAAGCATAAGATGTTAATAATTTTGGCAGGAGCTATGATGAATGATTTGTAGGAGTGTTGTTTCTATACATGTTAAGTTAGATGGGAATTAATTGGACAGATCGGTTGAAAGGAGCTCCACAGCACACTATCAATGTTAAGACTCAGAGGGACCATTTGATGAATAGTAGGTACCTCAACGAGTATCATTTAATTACATGTTCTTCCTGAAACGAAAGAACACACAATTGACAACCTCTCTGCAATTCCCCAGCAGAGCAACAAATCCCACATCCTATGTTTCAAATCAAAAGACAGATGGGCAGCTTGTTGCAACAGAACAGATGTAGAAGCGTTGTACAATTTTGCAGTATTTTTCAGTTACTGTTTCTCAACAACAATTGGAATCAAGCCAATCCGTAGCACCGGTTTCCTCCATAATTAAAAATAAAACATGGCACCTAAACAGCACATCAAAAACTGTCATCTTCATTCCTACCTACGATCAAGGAGCCAGAATCAAATCATCCTTCCATAACATATTTGTTTCCAAAAAAACTGTCAATTATCAGGTTTTGAGCATACGAAGTACTAGTAAATAGTTTCGGCAGGAAATACAATGACCGATTGTAGGAGCGTTTTCTCTACAGAGGTTTTCCTAATCTAGATGGGAATGAACTATACATATccatttcagaaaaaaaaaaaagagaactaTACAGATATACTGGAAGAGGAGCTCCCCAACACACTATCAATAATAGACTTAGGGACCATTTCATTAATATGTTGCTCAAAGAGCATCAGTTAATTTCATGTTCTTCCTGAAATGAAAGATCACATAATTTGTCAACCTCTTTGGACTGCAATTCCCCAACAGAGCAACAAAGTACTGCATGGTATGTATCATATCTAGTGGCAGCCTATTACAAAATCAGATGTAGAAGAATTGTACTACATGGAGTATTTCACTTATTTTGAGCTACTATCTCTCAAGAACCAATTGAATCAACCTAATAATAATCCGTAGCACCGATTTCATCCGTAGTCCAAAATAATCCGTGACACCAACTAAACATCATTCTCCTTTCATAATCTGTGAAGTACTACTAATAACTGGAAGGTACATTCGTACCTCCGATCAGGGAGCCTGGATGAAACCATCTTTCCATACAATTTCAGCCCCTTGCCGGCTTCCGCAGCACCGCGGAGATGTAGATTGATGTTGTTGAGCTGCCGGGCTTCTCTCCGGCAACCCACTTGAGCTTCTTGTAACCAAACCTCTCTATGAGCTTCACAACCACCCGCCTCCTCTCCTCACTCTGGCACAGGTAGCTGTCAATCCAGAGCAGCCCACCGACGCGCAGCACCCGGTCGACGTCGAACATGAAGAACTCCAGCGCCTCCGGTGTCCCCGCCTGCCCCATCGCGGGCGCGCCGGCTTCGTCCAACGCCGTAGCGCCGACGTGCACCAGGTCGAACACCCCGTCGTAGAAGGGGAACCGTTGCGCCGGCGAGAGCAGCAGCGGGAACAGGCCCCTCGCCGCCACGAACTCGTTCATCGGCTTCCCGGCGCCGTCGAGCACCGAGGTGACGACGGTCACCCCGCGCTCCCGCATCCGGGCGGCGAAGTTGGCGGCGCCGCCGGCGACGTCGAAGCCAATCCGGATCTTGGAGGGCGCGCTCAGCCGCAGCACGTCGTCGACGAGGAACTCGTGGCCGTGACGCGCAGGCGCGACCCAGCGGCGGTTTTCTTGGCCCATGGCGGAGGAGGCCGGGAGCGCGGCGCGGGGCCCGCGGGAGAGGcagcggcggcgggggagcggctcACACCCCTTGGAGACGAGGCGGCGCGGGAGGGTGGCGTTGCGCGGGCAGGAGGAGTGGGGCGCGTAGGCCATCAAGGTCGAGAGGAGGGCGAGCGCGGAGGGGGACCGGAGGCaggcggcggcgacggaggaCTGCATGTGGGTGAGCCCGGACCGCGCGTCGCGGCCGAGCGGGAGCGCGTGCGGGGTGAGGAAGAGGAGCAGCTCCGGGGGCAGGCCGTCggggaggctcgcggcggtggagGTGGCGCCGCCGCCGATCTCGCGCGCGATGGCGGCCACGTGCGCGGAGAGGTTGGAGGAGTGGgatgcggtggcggtggcggcggggtcgTGGCGGGGGGAGGCGGCGAAGAAAGCAAAGAAGGCGAGGAGGTTGGTGGAGAGGAGGGAGATGAGCATGAGGAGGTTGAGCAGCGCCGGGGAGCAGAGGCAGGTGAGAACCCGGCCGTGCCGGCGGCGGGACGCCGGCAATTTCAGGGACACCGACCCCATGGCGCCCGCCGCCTCTGCTCCGGTGCTACCTCGCGCGCGCGAGGAGAGGACGGCCTCGGGATTTACTCGCTCAGCTGGCCGAAACCCGGCGCGGCGCGGCTCCGCGAGGAAGGATCTCGGCGACGgcgagccggcgggttcggcttttgCTTGCTTGGCTGCTCCGtggagtgagagtgagtgagtgAGTGAACGAGCGAAGCTTGGTTGCTCAGTGCACTGATTGAGCTGCCGGGTTGGCTTCGTGTCGAACATCTGGTCTTGCAGCTAGCTTAGTTTAATCAGCAGCTCAGTGCTTGAATAGCGGTGTATGAAGTGTTTGCCGAGCGTTTTAAGGGTTGTGATCTCACTTCGTTTCTGGTCCCATGATTATCATTCAATCTTAGTTGGAACCTATACTGCAACTCGACTAGCATAAATTAGGAGGGGAATGGTGTTGGCAcccaggagcatatgctcccggtttttcAATTTTATTTTAAATACACTTTTAAAATGTTGAAAAGTTTGGAAATAAAATTTAATAGGTCAATCTCGAAGTTCTAAACGTTCACAAAGTGGTTCCACGGAAAACCGACACTTTTACCGttgtgtgtaaaaaagataaattttagTGCAAAAAAAGGTAGTGTACATGACGtttttttgtctttttcacaCAAGTCATCAAAAATGTTGGTTTTTGCAAAACTTGATGTACGAACGTAGAATGTCGATACGTAAGCGCACAAATTTTTGTTCGAACTTTTTTGATATTTCAAAATGTTTTTCCGATggtaggagcatatgctcccatgtgccaaattgAGTTTCTGGCAACTTTAATTGTAACTAAAAAAATCTTAGTTGCAACTTACTTGGAATTTTAAAAAATCAGTTGCATCTCAACTCACAACTCATGTGCACGATCATGATGCAATCAAACGGTGTAGAACTTGACTAGGCACGAGTTGAGAACTAGCAAAACTCTTTTTAAAACAAAGCGAAAGATGTCCACTTTCATTGAAGAGCCTTAGCCGGTTAATTCAACTCAACAATTGctacaagcatcctcaccctactGCTATGGTGCATGACCGCCGCAAGAGCACACTCCACCTTGGCTACCATACCTTATGCACTGAACACACATGCGGAATATgagcttcaccctcaaggttgctCGGCATCACTCTTCCATGGGCTCGCAACTTCAACTTCACCGAAGAAACGACCACCATGGAGAACGTAACCACAATTATCATGTATTGGTAGGAAGTTAGTTAGAAAATTATATATATGTCGCCGGTCCTTCATGACAGGTTAATTAAATCGCTGATGTGGTATTGTTAGAGAGCACGTGTTCCTAGCAAGTTGGAGGAGGGCTAAGGTGATTTCGACCATGTGTTCAAGGAGGCGCAACAAAAGCTCGACGGTGGCAGTTAGTTGTtgtggaggaggagggtgacCTATCTAGACGACGTTAAAGTGCCCCTCCGCGTCGAAGAGATCCCGGTGTTCCCACTCCTGACTACTTTATGTATCTTGGTATCGATTTCGTTGATTTAGGACTTTTAGGTGTGTAATTAAGGGTAAGAATTGACTGTAGGTTGCTTCGATGGTCTGCACTGATGCTTGTTGTCCTTTCTCAAGTAGGCAGGGGCGGATCCAGCGTGTAAGCcaagggggcagctgcccccactcaattttcactTTCTTTGTAATATGCCATGCCAAATAGTGATTTGCCCCCACTTAAAAAAGAATATTGCTCCAATTAGCACATCTTTTTGAGAACGTGTGTATGCAGCCAATTGACATTTATCAGTTGAAGAACCTGTCTGGGTTTCCCTGATGTGCCAAAAGCCGTAACCATTGCACTCACGGCCCACAAGTTAAGCAACCGACCAAAGCTACCACCCCACCGATTCAAGGCCCAAACCCATCAAACCGCGCACCGCCGAACCCGAACCCGAACCCGAACCCCTGCCCTCCGGCGCCGACCCAGCCACCGCCACCATGGAGCCCGCGGCGGTGGACCGCATCGCCGCCCGCCTCTCCGCCGTCGACGGCCTCTACTaccccgccgccttcctccgccccTCCCCGGACTCCTCCCCGCCGTCCCCTCCGAGCCGGAAATCCGCTCTCCACGCGCTCCTGTCCCGCGACGCCTCGCTCTTCCTCGAGCGCTACGGCGCCGCGCTGCGCCCCGACGAGCTCGCCTGCTTCGACGCGCTCCGGGACGACTACGAGGTCGGATGGCACCTCCGCCGCctgcgcgccgccgcctccggggAAGCGCCGGCCCCCGCGCGCGTGCGCAACCGGCGGCGCGCCTACCTCCACCGCCTGGTGCGCGAGGGGGACTACTTCTCCGAGGAGGCGATGCGGGAGCGGGAGCCCTACCTGCACCACGAGTACCTCGGGCGGTTCCAGGACCCCGTCGGGCGGGCCATGGCGCGGCCCGGGGAGAAGTGGTCCGAGACGCTCATGCGGCGGGCTGAGGAGGCCGTGATTGTTGAGAAGATTCGTGGGGAGCAGATTATGAGAGGGGTTGATCCCGGAGAGTGGGTGGGTGGTCCTGTTGAGCGGCCGATGCAGgagcaggaagaagaggaagaggaagacgaggaggaagaagaagatgaggaagaGGACATCAACATGGAGGAGATTAGACGAGCGACTGAGGTTTGTTTATTGCCGATTAGCATTGCTGTTTACATGTTCTGACTACATTGTGCTTGATTTCTGCCTTACATTGATTGTACTTGCATAGAATTGTACAAGTTTGCTTTACATTTTTTGCACTTGCATAGAATTGTATAAGCCTGTGGTGTGATGATGCATTGAGGCGATGTAGTTGCGCTTACATTGATTTATACAACTCGCTGTGACTTCTGTGGACCTAATTTCTATATTCCGACATAACTAGGCGGTTCTTGAATTCTTAATCTTACTCTTTGTCCGTTTGGGCATGTTGTGTGTGTGTGCGATATGTTATTATGGAAAATAGTTTTGCACTTTTTCCTTGCAATCTACACTTTATAAAGTTGGTTGGATGTAGAAGATTAGTCATTTTGCAGGTATGACAATATTGCATCATATTGAGCTAAATGGTTAGGCAGGAAATTTCCTTTTTCCGCATAGCTGGTTTACAGTTCCCCTAGTGTAAGATTGTGGTTCGTCGATAATAGCCTATTTGTAGGTTATGTTGGTGTTATGATGTGTGAAATTCGTTCTTCGTGTGATGCTGTGTAACTGCTGTAACATTGTTCTAACTAGATACATAAGACCTCTTCTAGGAAACTAGGGTTGCCTTTTTTTTTCCTCTGGAGGATCACATGGTTGTAGCTGTGGTCAGACTTCGATACAAATCTAATACTCCTGTTTGTTTCTTTCCCACCCCGCGCTCCATTGCATCCTATCCTCTGTTTCCCACCCGCACCGCATACTCAGGCGTTGACCAGAGAAAACAATGCAGTTAGGGAAAGAAATCCCCAATACCAATCCCAATCCCAATCCCGTCGGCTAGCCATGGATCCCGGCGGCTGCCGTCAATTTGGCGCCCGACGCCGTTGAACACAGGCGGGGGAGGGCTCCCCTGCGGAGGAGGATGGCTCGCCGGAGCCTGCAACGCCGAGTGCGCGACCAAAGGTAGCGGACGACCACGCGCTCGAGTGGATGCCGGGGCGGCGCGTGGccaccgtcggctccaagcggcaAGAGGGTCGCCAGCCCTCCCGCGAGGGCTTTGGAGGCGACGGCGCAGCCACCACTGCAACGGCATCGGGCCACCGTTGTACCGCGAGTCAGGCCTGGCCGAGGTCGTAGGCCGCCACCCGCTGCGGGAGGGCCGTGGCCGCGGGCAGCGCCACTGGTGCCGGCAGCCCGAGGCGAGGGCGGGTTGCGCCTGTGTCGCCTTCCTCGCCAGAGAGGGATTGCCGGAGCAAGGGTGGGCAGGGTCGCGTCGCGCCCTGTGCTGAGCAACGAGCAGAGCATCCACCGCATTTTTCAGATTTTAGAAGGGTGTAATTGCAAAACGTGATTGTATTATCCGTCCGACACTTTTttaggatcggagggagtagtttttcGAGAACACACAAAACTTGCGTCTCTATATATTGAAAAGTTAGGAAAAGGATCTTACAACCCCAAGTAGGTGTATGGACAACAGAAACACACACGGCATGAAAAGCTCAAACCTGGGCACACATGCCTTGAGGCCAGCAGCACGAGCAATCACCCAAAGCCTATCTTCCTCTGAATTGCCTTAAGGCCGCGGCGATACAGTCAGATGCACCATTGAACACAGTCTCATTGCGATGCTTCCATAGCATCCGAGATGTGAGTAAACCATCAAGCGATGCCTGTGACTTCTCTGAGAGCCACCAATCAATGAGAAACTCGCTGGTGTTAGGGGGGGGCGGTGAGGGAACTTGACCGAGGACAACACCGACCCGACTCCAAACCTGCCTGGAGAAGGGGTAATCCACAAGAAAATGCAAAACAGGCAGGTAGCCAAAATGGTTAGGTCAGTGGTGATGTTCCAAGCGATCGACAGTCATGGATTTCAAGTCGACGTGTCGTTCTGGCGCAGCGACTCAGAGACTAATCTAGTCAAGACTAGTCGATCGACTTGATCGAGTTATCAAATGAGTCAAGTCGACTGGCCGAGTCGACCTTGCAAATGTGACTCATCGACTAGTCGTTCA
It includes:
- the LOC127311382 gene encoding metal tolerance protein 1, with product MDSHNPSPPHVPEVTMDVSSTSGATGNKFCRGSSCDFSDTSKDAKERSASIRKLLIAVILCVIFMAVEVVGGIKANSLAILTDAAHLLSDVAAFAISLFSLWAAGWEATPQQSYGFFRIEILGALLSIQLIWLLAGILVYEAISRLLTESGEVQGSLMFAVSAFGLFVNIIMAVLLGHDHGHGGHGHSHGHSHDHDHGNEEDDHSHHEDHEQGHVHRHGASVTITTHQHSHSSSGLHHDAEEPLLKHEGDCESSDHAGAKAVKKPRRNINVHSAYLHVIGDSIQSVGVMIGGGLIWYKPEWKIIDLICTLIFSVIVLFTTIKMVRNILEVLMESTPREIDATRLESGLRGMEGVVAVHELHVWAITVGKVLLACHVTIKQDADADQMLDMVIGYIKGEYNISHVTIQIERE
- the LOC127311380 gene encoding probable methyltransferase At1g29790; this translates as MFDTKPTRQLNQCTEQPSFARSLTHSLSLHGAAKQAKAEPAGSPSPRSFLAEPRRAGFRPAERVNPEAVLSSRARGSTGAEAAGAMGSVSLKLPASRRRHGRVLTCLCSPALLNLLMLISLLSTNLLAFFAFFAASPRHDPAATATASHSSNLSAHVAAIAREIGGGATSTAASLPDGLPPELLLFLTPHALPLGRDARSGLTHMQSSVAAACLRSPSALALLSTLMAYAPHSSCPRNATLPRRLVSKGCEPLPRRRCLSRGPRAALPASSAMGQENRRWVAPARHGHEFLVDDVLRLSAPSKIRIGFDVAGGAANFAARMRERGVTVVTSVLDGAGKPMNEFVAARGLFPLLLSPAQRFPFYDGVFDLVHVGATALDEAGAPAMGQAGTPEALEFFMFDVDRVLRVGGLLWIDSYLCQSEERRRVVVKLIERFGYKKLKWVAGEKPGSSTTSIYISAVLRKPARG
- the LOC127311379 gene encoding uncharacterized protein gives rise to the protein MEPAAVDRIAARLSAVDGLYYPAAFLRPSPDSSPPSPPSRKSALHALLSRDASLFLERYGAALRPDELACFDALRDDYEVGWHLRRLRAAASGEAPAPARVRNRRRAYLHRLVREGDYFSEEAMREREPYLHHEYLGRFQDPVGRAMARPGEKWSETLMRRAEEAVIVEKIRGEQIMRGVDPGEWVGGPVERPMQEQEEEEEEDEEEEEDEEEDINMEEIRRATEVVARENTGQGPNGTVGPPAGTFKQILSTEEMQDQLDQFTSVMHEKFLLGQDSEHMDYPQIDNDEMLDDHWSREANYDAEDKYFDED